The following nucleotide sequence is from Streptomyces leeuwenhoekii.
GCCGATCACGATGTACAGCACCAGCGAGACCGCCAGCGGGATCGAGACCTGGTACTGGAGCGGCACGCCACCGTCGACGTTCCAGTGGATCGGGTAGTTCACCAGCCAGAAGGCGAACAGACCGGCGGCCCAGCTCGTGAGCGCGGCCGTCGGGCCGGAGCGGCGGAACGGGCGGAGCAGGCCGAGCATCATCGGGATCGCGATCGGGCCCATCAGACCGGCCACCCACTTGATCACGACGGTGATGATGTCCTTGAAGGCGGGCGAGTTGACCTGGGTCGCCACCGCCATCGACAGGGCGAGGAAGAGCACCGTTGTCAGCCGCGCCGCGATCAGCCCGCTGCGCTCGCTCCACCCCCGCGCCTTCGCCGACAGCACCGGGGCCACGTCCCGGGTGAACACCGCCGCGATCGCGTTGGCGTCGGAGGAGCACATGGCCATCGTGTGGGAGAAGAAGCCGACGATCACCAGGCCGAGCAGGCCGTGCGGGAGGAGCTGCTCGGTCATCAGGGCGTAGGAGTCGGAGCCGTCCGCCGTCTTGGACTCCACCAGCAGCGGCGACATCCACATCGGGAAGAACAGCACCAGCGGCCACACCAGCCACAGCACCGCCGACAGCCGCGCCGACCGCTCGGCCTCACGCGCGTTCGGCGTCGCCATGTAGCGCTGCGCCTGGTTGAGCATGCCGCCGTTGTACTCGAAGAGCTTGATGAAGAGGTAGGCGAGCAGGAACACCATGCCGTACGGGCCGGCCAGCGGCTTCTCGTGGCCGTCCAGGGCGGGCTCGTCCCACACGCCGAAGAAGCCGCCGTGGTCGCCGAGTTCCGCCAGGACCGCCACGAACATGGCGACACCGGCCAGGAGCTGGATGACGAACTGGCCCAGCTCGGTCAGCGCGTCCGCCCACAGGC
It contains:
- a CDS encoding sodium:solute symporter family protein, coding for MNSLDWAVLIGYFAVMVLIGVWSHKRVDNVSDFFTAGGKMPWWLSGISHHMSGYSAVMFTGYAGIAYTYGVTSFVTWSFPIAIGIAIGSKLFAPRINRLRSRLHVASPLEYLKNRYDLRTQQALAWSGMLLKIVDVGAKWAAIATLLSVFTGISLNQGILITGVVTGIYCTIGGLWADALTELGQFVIQLLAGVAMFVAVLAELGDHGGFFGVWDEPALDGHEKPLAGPYGMVFLLAYLFIKLFEYNGGMLNQAQRYMATPNAREAERSARLSAVLWLVWPLVLFFPMWMSPLLVESKTADGSDSYALMTEQLLPHGLLGLVIVGFFSHTMAMCSSDANAIAAVFTRDVAPVLSAKARGWSERSGLIAARLTTVLFLALSMAVATQVNSPAFKDIITVVIKWVAGLMGPIAIPMMLGLLRPFRRSGPTAALTSWAAGLFAFWLVNYPIHWNVDGGVPLQYQVSIPLAVSLVLYIVIGFAKPEDTPERLAIIERVNTDGGDSAGAAAVPAPAGGADDALGTTRLRD